From the Deltaproteobacteria bacterium genome, the window CGTAGGGGTCCATAGCGGCTATCATCGTCCGGCCCGCGGAGAGGCGGATCGTGCAAAGCGGCGCGGCTCGGAGAGAGCCTCGCATGACTGCACGAAAAACGGAGGGGAGGACGGACCGACTGCCCGATGGCTACTAGGGCGTCTCCGGCCCGTCAAGAACGAAATCGGCGGGATACCAGCCGGAGCCGGCGCCGGCGATGGCGATTCGCGGGCTTCAGCCGCGTCCCGGAAGCACGTCGTCCACGGCGACGGTCGCACCGTGGAAGATCGGATGCTCGAGCCGCTGGCCGCGACCGCGACGCGCCTGCCGCCCGTATCGGCGCGTTCCGGTATCGGGATCCCCGAACGTCTCCACGACGTCGTCGCGCAGGTTCACGATCCAGTACGCGGGGATTCCGGCGGCGGCGTAGATCGCCGCCTTGGTGAGGCGATCCTCCATGAGCGAGGTGTCCGCGACCTCGACCACGAGCAACGCCGTCGTCGGGTGGGCGGTGTCGTAGTCCGGCGCGACGCCGGGAACGATCGCAACGTCGGGCTCGGGAACGGAACGCTCACTCACCACCAAGGGGAGCTGGACGCTCACGACCACGCCCTCCCCCACTACGGTACGTAGCGCTTCGGCCACGCGACGAACCGCCGACGCGTGCCGCGGATTCTGCGGCGACATGGAGACGATGACCCCCTCGAGGAGCTCCACCCGATCGTCCGGGCAGAGCACGCCTTCGTCGACGAGCGCGAAGAAGCGCGCGGCAGTGTACGGCGCCGCGGCGGGGGTCCCGGGGGTCATGGCGGGTACGCTAGCGGCTCCGGCAGCACCGAGAAAGAGCTACTCGGAGCCCAGCACGATCCTGCGGAAGACGGCCTGCTCGTACGCGAGCCCCTCGGCGAGCGTCTTTCCGGCGCTGGCACGGACGATCTCGGTCTGCAGGAGC encodes:
- a CDS encoding Uma2 family endonuclease — protein: MTPGTPAAAPYTAARFFALVDEGVLCPDDRVELLEGVIVSMSPQNPRHASAVRRVAEALRTVVGEGVVVSVQLPLVVSERSVPEPDVAIVPGVAPDYDTAHPTTALLVVEVADTSLMEDRLTKAAIYAAAGIPAYWIVNLRDDVVETFGDPDTGTRRYGRQARRGRGQRLEHPIFHGATVAVDDVLPGRG